One part of the Microlunatus elymi genome encodes these proteins:
- a CDS encoding ArsR/SmtB family transcription factor translates to MDAVLQALADQSRRTVLEILRDHPATAGELAAALPIARPGVSRHLRVLREAGLVTVDQEAQRRIYSLHPEALMEVDQWLESYRALWEQRLDALHTEIARGKKARK, encoded by the coding sequence ATGGATGCGGTATTGCAGGCGCTGGCGGATCAGAGCCGGCGGACCGTGCTGGAGATTCTTCGTGATCATCCCGCCACGGCCGGTGAACTCGCGGCGGCACTTCCGATTGCCCGGCCGGGAGTGTCGCGGCATCTGCGCGTCCTCAGGGAAGCCGGATTGGTGACGGTGGATCAGGAAGCCCAACGACGGATCTACAGCCTCCATCCGGAGGCGCTGATGGAGGTCGATCAGTGGCTCGAGTCCTACCGCGCCCTGTGGGAGCAGCGGCTCGACGCTCTGCACACCGAGATTGCTCGAGGGAAGAAGGCACGCAAGTGA
- a CDS encoding SRPBCC family protein yields the protein MNIIGTMRRLDESRGAVRVNDLYDTDIDDLWQACTTPDRLARWIGEVTGDLRVGGTIHASWTSSWTGPGRVEVCEAPRHLLLTLEPGAEDQTQVEAWLSEEGSQTRLVVEERGLPLANLHFYGSGWQAHLEDLGRSLVGEPSVWHDRWTELTPAYQELAVN from the coding sequence GTGAACATCATCGGAACCATGCGCCGACTCGACGAGAGCCGCGGCGCCGTACGGGTCAACGATCTCTACGACACCGACATCGACGACCTGTGGCAAGCCTGTACGACGCCGGACCGGCTTGCCCGGTGGATCGGTGAGGTGACCGGCGACCTGCGCGTCGGTGGCACGATCCACGCGTCCTGGACCAGCAGTTGGACGGGGCCGGGGAGGGTGGAAGTCTGCGAGGCTCCGCGGCATCTGCTGCTCACCCTGGAACCCGGTGCCGAGGATCAGACCCAGGTCGAGGCGTGGCTCAGCGAGGAGGGTTCGCAGACCCGGTTGGTGGTCGAGGAACGCGGGCTGCCGTTGGCGAACCTGCATTTCTACGGGTCCGGCTGGCAGGCACATCTGGAGGACCTCGGCAGGTCGCTGGTCGGCGAGCCGTCGGTCTGGCATGACCGTTGGACCGAACTCACGCCGGCCTACCAAGAGTTGGCGGTGAACTGA
- a CDS encoding VOC family protein, whose amino-acid sequence MSDQIKLSGTTLNAPDAIALARFYAEITGGVAHGDEHWAIVTGPNGEIGFQQVAGFRPTQWPEGDVRMQLHLDFFVDDLAATETRVLAAGATRYDFQPNSDHCFVYADPAGHPFCLSTWDTARVMDETGA is encoded by the coding sequence ATGTCGGACCAGATCAAACTCAGCGGGACCACGTTGAACGCACCCGACGCCATCGCGCTGGCGCGGTTCTATGCCGAGATCACCGGAGGGGTGGCCCACGGCGACGAGCATTGGGCGATCGTCACCGGTCCGAACGGAGAGATCGGATTCCAGCAGGTCGCCGGCTTCCGGCCGACTCAGTGGCCCGAGGGCGACGTACGGATGCAGCTGCATCTCGACTTCTTCGTGGACGACCTCGCCGCCACCGAGACGCGGGTGCTGGCCGCCGGAGCAACCCGGTACGACTTTCAGCCGAACTCCGACCACTGCTTCGTCTACGCCGACCCCGCCGGCCACCCCTTCTGCCTCTCCACCTGGGACACCGCGCGTGTGATGGATGAAACCGGAGCCTGA